acaaaaccaactttttaaCTGTGGTAACCAGAGACCGCTTCTTTAAATATTGATCCGTAGAACGTTAATCAGGTAACAATGATTGTCATTGGCAGCTGGATGAGCCTTTCGTTACACGTCCAATAGACGTGAGACCTTAATGTTTTTTAACGGTTTGCTAACCAATATGCCATCCAATAGAATCGTAATATGCATATTTGTATCACATATGCGTTGGCTGTTTTTATTGGTTGATAGTCATATACTACCCTGCACTGTATCCTATAAAAAGAGCAATTGTCACATTTCTTCAAGTCTGATGTTTTCGGCGAGATGACGCCcaaacacatgtatttatatttttttctggtttttgttttggaaGGTGGTACGACTCAAATTACCTCCAAGCAGACCAATATTGGAATGAATCAATTGACCACGGAACATATGAATACTGGAGTGAATCAACTAACCACTAAACTGACTGGTATTGGAGTGAATCAACTAACCACGACACACACGGAGTCTAGAATGAGTGCTACGTCAGATGCTACACTAAAACCAACGTCGTTACCGGCACACTGTCACATCATAGAAGACACGTCTGCCTGTTATTCTGTATCTCGTCTGCATGACAACACACCGAGATCGTCAACGGTCTCCATCATCGACAATGGGTCCGTTTCCAAACACGTATACTACGACTTCATGCAGTACTCCCTCTATGTTCAGTTTGGTCTGGTTCTACTTGGCATCCTCACCAACGTGTGTAGCATAACGGTGTTCACCCGTAAACAAATGAAAAGCGCAACTTCCACAATTCTCACTTTCCTCAGCTGTTCTGAACTGGGAGTTGCCATTGTTGAACTGATCATGGTATCATTCTCTGTTGCAATGGGTCACATGGCCTACACGTCACATATTTTCTGGACTTTATTTCGATGGTGTCGAGTGTACCTGACGATCGTTTTTCAAAGATGttccttctgtttcaacatttTGGTTGCAACAGAAAGGTTTATTGTGGTAAGATTTCCTTTAAaggcaaaacaaattttacgaCGAAGGAATCCAGTGATATTTTGTGCTGTAATCTCTGCTACAATATTTGGTATAAACACTTTTAATCCATTGAAAATGGAGGTAGTTCCAGTGCATACAAAACGAGGTATGATATACACGATACAAAATTCTCAACTATACACTAACGACCCTGACACATTTGAAGTTCTTTCCGTATTCACAAAGATAATCTTTTCCTACATTCCTCTCTTTGGATGCCTCCTCATGAACATTCTGATGGTCACGGCTTTATTGAATAACAGAAAAGAGAGGAAGCGGATGCAGACGAATCGAAATGCAGAGCATCTGAATGACAGGCGAGAAATCCATACAACAGTAACTATACTGGTATCCACCTTTCTCTTCGTTCTTCTGTCTCTGCCAGTCACTACAACCTCCATCGTCGAAAGCACCAA
This DNA window, taken from Gigantopelta aegis isolate Gae_Host chromosome 4, Gae_host_genome, whole genome shotgun sequence, encodes the following:
- the LOC121369699 gene encoding uncharacterized protein LOC121369699, which produces MSATSDATLKPTSLPAHCHIIEDTSACYSVSRLHDNTPRSSTVSIIDNGSVSKHVYYDFMQYSLYVQFGLVLLGILTNVCSITVFTRKQMKSATSTILTFLSCSELGVAIVELIMVSFSVAMGHMAYTSHIFWTLFRWCRVYLTIVFQRCSFCFNILVATERFIVVRFPLKAKQILRRRNPVIFCAVISATIFGINTFNPLKMEVVPVHTKRGMIYTIQNSQLYTNDPDTFEVLSVFTKIIFSYIPLFGCLLMNILMVTALLNNRKERKRMQTNRNAEHLNDRREIHTTVTILVSTFLFVLLSLPVTTTSIVESTNPEYGEQKREHYLFRFLVQFNGLLYLLSLSMDFLVYMILSRAFRQTFIHLLRSTSCHHASGIVEGHTSATRSIKLSRNVSSRVETSMSVPRHKVAEDVDRENTVTEELGSSVNVTDGFGVTVETEAL